The nucleotide sequence CGCGGCCGAACATCGCGCAGGTGCGCGATCCGGCGAGCCGGATCAGATGACCCGACGTCGCATCGAGCGCCAGCGTCAATACATCGGGGAGGGCGCCGGCGATGTTGGCGGGCGATATCAGTGCCCGCTCCGGCGCCGCGCGGTCGCCTCGTTGCCGGTTCCATTCCATGAAAAGGTGCCGCAGCATCGGATGTTTCATGTTAAGTCTCCGTTGCGGCAAGTTCATTCCTAAACAGGACAAACTTATGACCTGAGAAGGCCGCCGTAATATTTCGGGTAGTCGACTCGTCAAAACCCAAAAAGTTCTGCCGTCATTTTGTATGGACAGTTTAGCGTAAACAGAGGTTTATGGCGAAAGACTCAATTTGAGCGATTGCCGGTCGCATCCACAATTCCCTGCCGCGCCGAGGTGAAAAAGCGCCGTTGCCGTCGGCTGCGCTTGCGCCCGTCCGCAGTCCGGGCCATGGCTTAGAGACCGTTTGGAAACTCGGACGGCGGGCCGCGTTGTGGCGCGAACTGCCGGACGCCAGGAGGAAAGCGAGACCGATACCGGGGAGTACCTACGAGCTTTTTGACGCCGCGACCGGCGTTCGCCCCGCAACCCGAAGGGCCGGGCCGCTTTCGGGCGCCCGGTTCGTCGCCGATCTCGACCGTACTCCCCGGTACGCTCTTCGATCGGCTCCTGCCGGAGCGCCCGAAATCGGCTCCGGCGCGGCCCCGTCGGAGTTTCCAAACGGTCTCTTAACGCAGGTTCCTGCCGCTTCCTGCGGGCCGGCTGCCAGCGATACGTTCGGGCGGCGGCCGCAGTCTGACCAACACAGGATCGACCATGACGTCCTCTCAACCAGGTTCCGAGCCGATGTTCAACGTGCCGCCCGCGGCGTTGGCGCTGACGATTGCGCTGGTCGCGGTTCACGTGATTCGGGAACTGGTCGGGCGCGAGGCGGACGTCGACATCCTGCTCTATTTCGCCTTCATCCCGGCGCGCTACACCGACGTCGCAGCGTTCGGCGAGCTGCCGGGTGGCGTTGGCGCCGAGTTCTGGACGTTCGTGACCTATGCCTTTCTCCATGCCGACTGGACCCATCTGCTGGTCAACGCGGTGTGGCTTTTGGCGTTCGGCTCGGCGGTGGCGTGGCGGTTCGGCACCGCGCGCTTTCTGGCGTTCTTCGCGCTGACGGCGGCGGCGGGCGCTGCCGCTCACCTTGCGTTCCACATCGGCGAGCCGGTGCCGCTGGTGGGCGCCTCCGGCGCGCTGTCCGGGTTCATGGCGGCGGCGGCGCGGTTCGTGTTCGAGGCTGGCGGGCCGCTCGGCGCGTTCCGCCACCACGGAGCGGCGGCGTACCGGGTGCCGGCGCTGCCGCTCGGCCGTGCGCTGCGCGATCCGCGTATCGTGGCGTTCCTGGCGGTTTGGATCGGGCTCAACTTCCTGTTCGGGCTGGGTAGCCTGGGCAGCGAGCTGTCGGGCAGCACGATCGCCTGGGAGGCGCACCTTGGCGGCTTTGCCGCCGGATTGGCCGGATTCGCGCTGTTCGATCCGGTTACTCGCCGTGACCGATAGCCGCATACCACTGTTTGCTTTGCGACCGCGTCAATTCAGGCGGATACTGATTGCCTGACCGCTCCAACGACCGGGTGCCATCCTGGAACAGGGAGGAAGGCGCGGATGATTGTCCGGACGATACTCGCAAACAAGGTCGGCGAGGTCGCGACGATGTTGCCCGACCAGCCGGTGATGGACGCCGCGATGCTGCTCGCCAGCCGCCAAATCGGCGTGGTGGTGGTGACGACGGCCGACAACATGGTGCTCGGCATCCTGTCCGAGCGCGACATCGTCCGCCGGCTCGCCGAGGCGGGCGCGAGGGTGCTCGATGCGCCGGTCAGGACGGTGATGACCACCGACGTCGCGATCTGCTCGCCCGACGAGCCGCTCGACGTGATCATGCGGCGCATGACCACCGGCGGATTCCGTCACCTGCCGGCGGTTTCCGCGGGGCGGCTGCTCGGTGTCATCTCGATGGGCGACGTGGTGAAATACAATCTCGACCAGATGGAATACGTCAGCCGCGAACTGAACGGCTACATGCTGACGGCCTGACCGGCTTGGCGATGACATGACGCCGGCGGCGTCCGGGGACGCGTGGTTCCTCGTGGCCCGATGCGCCCGCGGGTCTCGACGCCGGGCCATGGGACGGACGCCGTGCGCTCGTTCCAGATAACGATATGGCGGTTTTGCAGGAACACTGTCGCGACCGGGACGATGGTGTGGGCGATGACGCCCGGCGTTGCGCAAACGCCATATCTCAACACCGGACGATCGCGCCCGCCAACACGAATACGGCCAAAGCAGGCGGCGCATGGCGGACCGCTTTGGCCGTTCCGTTGGCGGGGTACGCAACGCCGGCCGGATCGGCCAGGCCTCGTATTACGCCGCCTTGGCGTTGACCGAGGTCTCGGCGATCTGGGTGAGCAGCTTGTTGGTCTTGATCTCTTCCTGAAGGTTCTGGTCGATCAACTTGGCGATATCCGAAAGGCCGAGTTGCACGGCCCAGCTTTTCAACGCGCCGTAACGGGCGATCTCATAGTGCTCGACCGCCTGTGCCGAGGCGACCAGCCCGGCGTCGAGCGCCGGCGAGTCGGAGAATTCGTCCATCACCTCCTTGCCTTCCTCGACGATGCCGAGAATGGCTTCGCAGGTCTTGCCGCGCGCGGCAAGATCGAGCAGTTCGAAGACTTGCTGCAGCCGCTCGACCTGCGTTTCGGTCTCGTCGCGGTGGGTTTCGAACGCCGCCTTGACCTCGGGCGAGGAGGCCTCGCGCGCCATCTTGGGCAAGGTCTTCAGGATCTGCTTCTCGGCGTAATACATGTCCTTGAGATAGGCGACGAACAGGTGCTGGAGCGTCCGCTCCTTCGGATGGGTCTTGGTCTTGGCGTCGGGCGCGGTGTCCGTCTTGGTCGTGACGGTCTTGGATTCGGCCATGGGGGTGTCCTCGGCAGGGGGATGAAATCCGCCGATCAACCCCGCGCATCAAGGCTTTGTTCCGGCACGGCGTACCGCCAGCACGGGCATCCGCAGCACCGCTGCCGCCGCGGCGGGCATGAACATCTCTGTGCAGCCGGTGCGCCTGCGCGCGGCCTGGCCGCGTTGGATCGCGATGGCGCCGTCACCCTCGGCCGTCACATCGGGCTCGCCCACTGAGGGGCACCCAAGTATTTGATTTAAATGGATTTCAACAGATGGTGGGGGAGGTAGGACTCGAACCTACGAAGGCTTAGCCAGCGGATTTACAGTCCGCCCCCTTTGCCGCTCGGGACACTCCCCCAACCTCAGCCTCCGGGTGGCGAAGCCAGCGCCGGAAACCGCGTCAGTGGCGCGTCTTATGGTGGCCGATCGGCGGACTGTCAACACACCTGAGCGAGTGTCCACGGCTCAGGTGACAAAATGCTGACCGTCGGCCGGTGCGGAGGCGCACGCGCGGCCAATTCGGCGGCGCGGAGCGCGGGAGAGGCGCCCGGCCGCGATGCGGCCTCAACCGCCGTCATTGCGGGAAGCGCTGCACGAGCCGCCGCCGAGCACGCAGAAATTGGCGCAGTGGCGGTGGTTGAGCGGGACGCGGCGGGCGGCGGCGGCGAGCGAGGGGCCGAGGTCGAAGCGGGGGTCATAGGGCAGCAGCGTGCAGGCCACCACGCTGAGGCGGTCCGCGCCCTTTCGCTTCACCACCATGCGCGACGACGCGCACATCATCTGCTCGGGGCGCTTGTGCAGGACCGCCCAGCACGATTCGCTGATCTCCGGCACGTTGTCGTCGTCCGTCATTTCCGGAAACAGCACCAGTGCGGCGGGGTCGCGGGCGTCGAGTTCAAGGCCGAGGCCGGCGAACAGCCGGGCATAGCCGGAGCGCAGCACCGCCTCCGGCTCGCCCGAGGCGGTGCGGCCGGCCACCGCGACGACGAAGCCGTGGCGGGCCAGCCAGAGCAGGCCCTCCACCGCCGGCGCCCAGCTTCGCGGGCCGCGCATCTCCTCGTGCCGGGCTGGCGCGTAATGGTCGAGCGAGACTCGCAACGTCAGCCGGCCTGGAAACATCGCCCGAAGGCCGAGCAGCCTGGCGCGGTGATGGTCGAGTGGCGCCATGGCGTTGGTCAGCACCAGAACGCGGAAGCCGCGCGCCAGCGCGTCCTCGATCATGCCGGTGATGTCGCGGTTGGCGAACGGCTCGCCGCCGGTGAAGCCGATCTCGTGCGGCGGCGGCGCGAGCCCGGCTGCCTCGTCGAGGCAGGCCCGCACCTCGGCTCGGCTGAGGAAGGCAAGGCGATCGTTGCGTGGTGACGATTCGATGTAGCAGGACGGGCAGGCGAGGTTGCACAGCGTGCCGGTGTTGAACCACAGCGTCTCCAGCGCGGTGAGCGTGACGCCGGCCCGGCGTTGGCCGCTCGCCGTCCAATCGGGGTCGGCGAATCTGGCCCGCGGCGATTCGGGAGGGGGGCTCACCTGTCTGCTCCACATGGCTTGGCCCGCGGCCGCCGTTTCTCGAACCGGCACAACGCCGGCCGTCACCCATCGGCGGCTGACCGCGACGGCGGCAGCCGGCACAGCCCGGCGTCCTCGGCGCCGAGCGCGGCGTTGAACTTGGCGCTGAAGTTCTGGAACGCGATCCAGGCGGTGAGGGCGGTGATGCCGTCGTCGTCGAAGTGGGGCCTCAAGGCGTCGATCTCCGACGCCGTCACCCGCTTGGCGGTGTCGGTCATTGTCTCGGCGTAGGCGAGGGCGGCGCGCTCGCACTCCGAAAATAGCGGGCTGGTTCGCCATTTTTCAACCGCCGCGGCCTTGTCGGCTGCGCCGGCGGCCTTCAGCAGATTGTAGGCGTTGAGGTCGACGCAGAACGCACAGCCATTGATCTGCGCCACCCGCACCGACAGCGCGCTGCGCAGCGCGGTGTCGATCGGGAAGGCGCGGCGCTGGAACAGGCCAAGCAGGATCAGAAGGCCGAGGAAATGGCCGGGCAGCCGCCCCCACAGCCAGGACGGCGACAGCACCTGGCCGTAGCGGCGGACCTGGTTGCGGAAGAACAGCCGCAGGTACCAGGGGTATTCGGCGATGGGCTTAGGCTCGATGAACGGCATCCTCGCCTCCGCGGCTGCGCCTGCCGCGAAGCAGCGCACCCGGCCCTTGCCGTTGTAGGGCGGGATTTGGCCGTTCAAGCGTGGCCGAGACGGCGGCGGCACGGATCGGTCCGGCGCGGCGGACGTATCGGCCGGATCGAACGGGTGACGGCACAGCCGCAGCCGCCGCGAGACGATCGGGTCGCGGACGTAGCAGGTGCTGCGTGCCATATCGCGTGCAGGATCACGCCCAGCTTGCGCGTCACGTTGACCGTCGCGATGAAGCCCAGCGCCGTCACCGGGCTGACGCGCGGATTACTCGGGGAATACCGCGATAGAGCCGCGCCCGCACCGACGATGTCGCCGCGCTTCAATGAGGCCCGAGCGGATTACTCGGGGAATACCCGGTGCAGCACCTCCGCGCCGTCCGGCAGCGCCGGGCTTCAATGAGGCCCGAGCGGATTACTCGGGGAATACATCAAGACCCTCAACAAGGCGGTGGAGCTGACGCTGCTTCAATGAGGCCCGAGCGGATTACTCGGGGAATACAGGCGCGGTGAGCGAAAATCCGTTGTCGAGGGTGAGTTGGCTTCAATGAGGCCCGAGCGGATTACTCGGGGAATACCGCCGTCACCTCGGACGCCCGCCGGCCGCGCACGCCGCTTCAATGAGGCCCGAGCGGATTACTCGGGGAATACTCCCTGGCCTCGGCCGAGGCGACCGCGGTGCTGGGGGGCGCGCTTCAATGAGGCCCGAGCGGATTACTCGGGGAATACGCCGCATCTTCAGCGGTCGGCGTCACACGACCTTCTGGCTTCAATGAGGCCCGAGCGGATTACTCGGGGAATACGTCTGTGCATCCGCAAAGCCAGCCTTCGGTCGTGGCGTGCTTCAATGAGGCCCGAGCGGATTACTCGGGGAATACCGCCAGCGGCGCTGTAATCAGCTCGCCGGTGTCGAGGCTTCAATGAGGCCCGAGCGGATTACTCGGGGAATACCGTGACCGACCCTGGCCATGTCCATCCCAATTCAGTTCCAAGCTTCAATGAGGCCCGAGCGGATTACTCGGGGAATACTAACACGCGTTGGCTTGTTGAATACTGAGCCTGACAAGCGCTTCAATGAGGCCCGAGCGGATTACTCGGGGAATACTGCTTATGAGCCGCTCAATGGCCGTTGATAGGTGGTCGCTTCAATGAGGCCCGAGCGGATTACTCGGGGAATACTTCTCGGCCGCCGCGTTCCACCCCTTGTCCCAAACGCCGCTTCAATGAGGCCCGAGCGGATTACTCGGGGAATACTGGTCTGGTAGCTTTGGTGTGTTGGACAGGTCACCTAGGCTTCAATGAGGCCCGAGCGGATTACTCGGGGAATACGCCGCCCACCACTGCCTTGACGTTTTCCCAGTTGCGGATGCTTCAATGAGGCCCGAGCGGATTACTCGGGGAATACGCAGCGTATCGCTTGATGCCGGCAAGTCGATTGGAAGGCTTCAATGAGGCCCGAGCGGATTACTCGGGGAATACCCCTGCCAGATTTTTGCTCGATTACGCAGGAGAATAGACAGGTACTTGCGAGAGCTGCGTCAACGGTCTCGCCTCGCAACGTGCGACAAGGCATGAACGTATTTCACATTGGCAAACAGCCCTTCAAATTCAAGGATCTAAACAGCTGCGAGCGCTTACGGGAGAAATGCATATCACGGCAGCGCTCGCGCCGTAAGGCGGCACGTTCCGAACGCGGGGTCAGCGCCGACGATTGTGACAGCGGGGATCGCAGATCCGAGTGACTGCCGGACGAGACGAGATTCTTCTCAGGCGAGGTCCGGAAGGTCCATCCGCAGTCTTGAAACCGGCATCGCCGAAAATTCCTGCTTGAACTCAGGGTTTTCGGGGGGGGCGTCCTCCCAGGAGTCTGATTGGACGTGAGGACATATAGGGATAATAATTTCAAATTTAGAGTATTTTTCCGATCTGGTTGCATCAGATCTGACACTTTCATGGTTTTGGTTATCGTACTTTATTTCATGAATTCGGCTCACAATTTTGCGGGAAATGCTCTAAATCACCACCGCGCGCCGCTCGATCGGCTGGAAGCTCTTGCCCAGGCTCTCGACCGCGAACTCAACATCCTCGGCCGGGCCGAGATCGAGGATGATGACGTGGTCGGCGTCGCGGTCGATCAGGTCCTCCAGCGCGGAGGCCATCTCGGCCCGGCGGCCACCGTCGAGCCGGCAGTGGAACACCGAGAGCTGCAGCCAGCGGCCATAGCCCTTCATGGTCTTGAACACCCGCCGCCAGCGCTTGGGGTCGGAGATGTCGTAGGCGACCACGTAAGCGTGCTCGGCATTTGAGCGGCGGGCCATCGCGTTCTCCGTCAAAGCTTGCGGTCTGACCGGGTCAGATCGCAAGCTTTAAGATGTTGGCTTGGCGCATTCTCTTTCGCAAAACCGGCATCCACTTTTGCGGAGAATGCTCTACCTGGGCACGTAATGCGGATAGCGCGGAATCTCGCCGCACACGAAGCGCGCAAACAGCCGGGCCTGGATCTGGATCAGCCGGCGCATTGACACCTGATAGCCGAACGCCGGGTGCGTGGTCTCCTGGTCGAGCCGGCGCTCATAGGCCGCGATCAGCGCGCGCCGCGCCTTGGGCTTCAAGTTGCAGCCGCCGGCGGCGGAGACGAAGTCGTCCGGCGCCAGCTCGCCATTGTTGAGCGCCATCAGCACGGCGGAATCTGCCAGCACCGGCCGGAACGGCTCGATCAGGTCGAGCGCCAGCGCCGGCCGTCCCGGCCGCTCGGCGTGATAGACGCCCTTCCAGGGATCGAGCCCGGCGACCGAGATTGCCGACGAGAACGTGCGCGTCAGCACCGCGTAGATCAGCGACAGGCAGGCGTTGACCGGATCGGCGGGCGGGCGGCGGTTGCGGCGCTCGAAGGCAAAGGCCGGCAGCGCGGCGACGGCATCGGTGAACAGCTTCGGCAAAGCGCGAAAATAGAGCGCCGCCGCCTCGCCCTCCAGGCCGAGCAGCGCGGCTGCGGTCTCCGCGCGCGCGGTGCGGTCGGCGAGCAGCGCGAGGCGGTCGAGCAGCGGGCCGCGCTCGCCATCCTCGCCGCGCCAGTTGCGTCGCAAAATGGTGCGCGAATTGCGAATCTTGGCGGCCACCAGCTCGCGCGCGAAGGCGAGGCGGCGCGGCTCGTCGGCGGCGAGCGCGTACTGCGCGGTGCGCACCGTTGCGCTCCTTGGCCCCTGGCCGCCGGTCGAGCCGAGATACCAGAAGCCCGACGACATCCACGCCACCGGCACGTCGCGGCGCAGCAGCTCGTGGACGGCCGGCGTGGTGAGCGAGACGGGACCGGCCAGCACGAGTTCCGACACCTCGTCGAGCGCAACGGCGCGGTCCGCCTCGCCCTCGACCTGCACGACGAGGGTGAAGTCCTTCTTGGTC is from Blastochloris viridis and encodes:
- a CDS encoding rhomboid family intramembrane serine protease; this encodes MTSSQPGSEPMFNVPPAALALTIALVAVHVIRELVGREADVDILLYFAFIPARYTDVAAFGELPGGVGAEFWTFVTYAFLHADWTHLLVNAVWLLAFGSAVAWRFGTARFLAFFALTAAAGAAAHLAFHIGEPVPLVGASGALSGFMAAAARFVFEAGGPLGAFRHHGAAAYRVPALPLGRALRDPRIVAFLAVWIGLNFLFGLGSLGSELSGSTIAWEAHLGGFAAGLAGFALFDPVTRRDR
- a CDS encoding CBS domain-containing protein, producing MIVRTILANKVGEVATMLPDQPVMDAAMLLASRQIGVVVVTTADNMVLGILSERDIVRRLAEAGARVLDAPVRTVMTTDVAICSPDEPLDVIMRRMTTGGFRHLPAVSAGRLLGVISMGDVVKYNLDQMEYVSRELNGYMLTA
- a CDS encoding ferritin-like domain-containing protein; the encoded protein is MAESKTVTTKTDTAPDAKTKTHPKERTLQHLFVAYLKDMYYAEKQILKTLPKMAREASSPEVKAAFETHRDETETQVERLQQVFELLDLAARGKTCEAILGIVEEGKEVMDEFSDSPALDAGLVASAQAVEHYEIARYGALKSWAVQLGLSDIAKLIDQNLQEEIKTNKLLTQIAETSVNAKAA
- a CDS encoding radical SAM protein, which codes for MSPPPESPRARFADPDWTASGQRRAGVTLTALETLWFNTGTLCNLACPSCYIESSPRNDRLAFLSRAEVRACLDEAAGLAPPPHEIGFTGGEPFANRDITGMIEDALARGFRVLVLTNAMAPLDHHRARLLGLRAMFPGRLTLRVSLDHYAPARHEEMRGPRSWAPAVEGLLWLARHGFVVAVAGRTASGEPEAVLRSGYARLFAGLGLELDARDPAALVLFPEMTDDDNVPEISESCWAVLHKRPEQMMCASSRMVVKRKGADRLSVVACTLLPYDPRFDLGPSLAAAARRVPLNHRHCANFCVLGGGSCSASRNDGG
- a CDS encoding carboxymuconolactone decarboxylase family protein, yielding MARSTCYVRDPIVSRRLRLCRHPFDPADTSAAPDRSVPPPSRPRLNGQIPPYNGKGRVRCFAAGAAAEARMPFIEPKPIAEYPWYLRLFFRNQVRRYGQVLSPSWLWGRLPGHFLGLLILLGLFQRRAFPIDTALRSALSVRVAQINGCAFCVDLNAYNLLKAAGAADKAAAVEKWRTSPLFSECERAALAYAETMTDTAKRVTASEIDALRPHFDDDGITALTAWIAFQNFSAKFNAALGAEDAGLCRLPPSRSAADG
- the cas2 gene encoding CRISPR-associated endonuclease Cas2 — its product is MARRSNAEHAYVVAYDISDPKRWRRVFKTMKGYGRWLQLSVFHCRLDGGRRAEMASALEDLIDRDADHVIILDLGPAEDVEFAVESLGKSFQPIERRAVVI
- a CDS encoding CRISPR-associated endonuclease Cas4/Cas1, whose product is MSSSDTRSDPPAGSVPGQDALGQNLSDQGAAAPARPAARQGELALFAPPAAADEMLTPARMINEWVYCPRLAVLEWGRGEWAGNADTAAGRRAHKATETGAAPALPEPDALPDDRTLKTRRLLLASERLGLTAELDVIEADDGRVVPVDIKTGKRPHVAEGAYLPERVQVCVQALLLREAGYTCEEGALWFADSRERVRVELTDELIATALGAASDLRLTVAAGRLPPPLDHSQKCVRCSLLPICLPDEVNWFRKGAIARTPPPAATPALPLYVQTPGARVTKKDFTLVVQVEGEADRAVALDEVSELVLAGPVSLTTPAVHELLRRDVPVAWMSSGFWYLGSTGGQGPRSATVRTAQYALAADEPRRLAFARELVAAKIRNSRTILRRNWRGEDGERGPLLDRLALLADRTARAETAAALLGLEGEAAALYFRALPKLFTDAVAALPAFAFERRNRRPPADPVNACLSLIYAVLTRTFSSAISVAGLDPWKGVYHAERPGRPALALDLIEPFRPVLADSAVLMALNNGELAPDDFVSAAGGCNLKPKARRALIAAYERRLDQETTHPAFGYQVSMRRLIQIQARLFARFVCGEIPRYPHYVPR